Genomic segment of Paenibacillus sp. FSL R5-0912:
CCGGGAGAAAGTATCAACCAGCTAGCTCGTTATTCCCGGTTGCTTCAAGATATTAGGCAAGAACAACCCGCGTATCTTATATTCTTAGCCCCTTTAAATATTTTGCTGCCGGTCGAACGAGATATGAAAGGGCGTTCTATCATATCACAAGATATCAAGTTGGGTTTTCTGGCTTGGCAAAATGTATTGGAGCAACTGCAAGGCATTGAATTACTGAATTTGGATATTGGTCAGAGGAGGATTTTACAGGATTTGATTGACCTCTTGCTTCAAAAAGGCTTTGATCGTTTTAGAGGATTCAGCTCTGCCGGCAAAGATAGTTTTATGAATGGGCAGTCCTATACATTCTACAAGAAAACAAAGTCATGGCCTAATTTATCATGGCCAATCCACCAAAATGTTCAGGAGGGAAACTATGTCTATATCAAATGATCTTGGCGGTAATATCAGTCTCGCTGTAAAGGTGCTGCGGGAAACGTACAAAAACTTAAATCTGCTTTTCGGTGAGATGGATATGATCGGTAAAGAAGTGGGGTTCGTTCCATTAACTCCACGATTTTTAAGATGGAAGTCAGATAGCTATGAGGATGGCTGGCTACTCAATAATTTCATCAAGATTTATTAATTGGATGGAGCTACTGCCGGTAACGAACAAGTGCCTGATTTGAAGGAAGGCGCTGTTTATGTAGTCGAGATTGAACTGGCCGGGGAAGACGCGTATCCCGAAATTACCTTATCTCGGTTTCATTATGATCTTTCCTGTTGGGAACGCATGCCTGCCATCTCGGATCATTGGCTCTTTAATGACCCATACCGAATAGAGAATCATTTTGAGATTGATTGTGTCGATGAGATCTGGACTAGTAAAGTTAAAGAAAAATCATCTAAAAAGTATTGGGGTTTTAAGCAGGCAATTGGTAAATCTATTCCGCTTGTAACAGTAAATGATGCTGAATCTATTAGAGTAGGAATATTTCAACAGTTACTAGAGTTGCCTGAGGCGTAGACTAGTATTAGCCACAGCCAGACAAAAAAAGTAACGGATAAAAACGGACTCGAACATTCAAAGGAGCTCATTATGATCAACTTATCTCAATACCAGCAAATCTTCGATATTGAAAATACCACGGAACGATGCAAAAAAGTTAATGATACCATGGATCAGTTCTGGAAATCAGAATTAGATCAGTTGGCTGGGGAATTAATTGGTCAGGATTATAGAATTGCTACATACGGTCAAACCTTAGTGACCACCTATCATGACTCGTTAAATCCTAAATATGCAGAGCAAAAGAAAGATACGAGTATAGGCAAAAAGTATTTTGCTCAAATCGTTGGCAATACAGGGAACAAAGAGTTCAATCTGCTAACACTCGAGTTTAACGGTGTTGAGCGTCAGTTTTATATCAATATAGAACTAAGTTTTTATCAAGTCTATGAGTTGATTAAGACTGGTCGTCTGAATTCGATGTTAAGTGAACTGGATAGTGAGATCAGAACATTCACCAGAACAGGTTCCTTCACGAAAAATGAAATTGAACGATCTGAATTGGAACAGACTTTAACTGCAATGATTAAACCAAGAACCAGACCTTGGGTTTATTTTGGTCTAGCACTTCCTCTGGAAGGTGAGTATCAAACCGCTGATATTGTAAATATGTTAAGAGTTATATGGGAGAAGACGGCTTCACTACGGAATTATGTAATTGAGGATAGAACACAAAGTGCTAAATCCTCGCATATTATGGCGTTGATTGCTTCGGTGGAGACGAGTTATTCGGTTTCGCTGTTTGGATATCCCTATCAGATTCATTATGGAACTCTTAAGAATGAGAAGTCGGGAACTCGGGAACAGGAATTCACATTAAAGCGGGATGGGCAGACGATTGTACAAGGCTACTTTTATTATAGTGAATACGATGTGAGATCAGCTATAAACAAACCGGTGCTTGCAGTGAATGTAGAGGGTTATAATCATATTTATGCTAATGTCTCAGGTCTTCTTGATGGTGATCGTAAGGAATGGTGGATTAAAAAATCATTTAAAATGCAAAACCAAGACAATGAGGTATTAAAGCTTCGCGCAATTGAATTACTACATCAGAATGGTATTTCGGTACGCAATGATAATGAATATCTGACAGGTACATACAACAATTCAAAGCAGCAGTTTGAAGAAGAGCTAGCCGAAATCAAAGGGAGATTCGCTTGTGCGGCCCTTTTATTCGCCCATGTTAACGGTCGTGGAGGATTCAGTTTTCTTGAACCTAATGCTCCAAGTGTTGAACCTGTGGATGACGATCCGGCAAACGATGATCATTCAACGGAGATTGTTGAGTACAACAGCAATTTTAATTTTTCAGTTATTTATGAGACGATTCAGAACTGCTCCCTGACTTTTAATAAAGAATTAATCCGTGACCTGCATCTGAATTTGACAGCTTTGGACGATAAGCATTTTGTTATTCTAAGCGGTATTTCGGGAACGGGCAAAACACAGCTAGCTAAACTCTACGCAAATGCAGTATATGGTTTGTCCTATGAAGCTGACAATCCGTATTTGTCTATTATACCTGTGCGTCCGGATTGGACGGATGCGACTGCTTTGTTTGGCTATTACAGCTCTTTTGAGAATGGATATATTATGACAGAGTTCTTAAAGGCGATCCTTCACGCTCAAGAGGAGCGGGAGAAGCCACATTTTATTGTTCTCGACGAAATGAATCTAGCCCGAGTCGAGTATTATTTAAGCGATTATCTGAGTGGGGTGGAATCACACCATGAAATCCCTTTGCATAACCGTGATGACCTAGAACTGATTCCTTCCAAAATTAAAATACCGCCGAATGTATATCTCATTGGAACGATAAATGTAGATGAAACAACACATAGTATTTCGGACAAGGTATTAGATCGTGCATTCGTTATGACGTTAAGCGAGGTGGATCTGCTAACTTTTTGGAGTCGGGTAGATGATAGTGTCAGAGCGGAACTGCAGAACGAATTTATATTTTTGAAGCTACTGCACGGGTTGTTAGCTCCCTATCACCTGCATTTTGGATACCGGACAATGAATGAGATGATTCAGAAAATGAGCAGCTATCTTGCGTTAGATGTTGAACATCAGGGCTCAAGAAAGGCTATGCTGGATCGTGTTATTGCGGAGAAGGTGCTTCCGAAACTTAGAGGTGATGATCGGATAGCAGATCTACTGAAAGAACTAAAAGAAACTTTTTCTGAACATTTGAGTGAAGATTCAGCAAGTTACGGTCATATTATTCGTATGGAGAAGGAGCTTGTGCGCTATGGAGCAACACAGTTCTGGCGGTGATTTTCTGCTCCGATTAAATGGTGAAGCATGGGTTACCTTGGAAGATGCCTACTTAATCGAAGCCACTACCTACGATTGGAAGTATGTAATGAAAGACTTGGAACCGCAGCCTTCGATCCAGTTTTGCGGGTTACAGCACTTCCCAAATCGAATCTGTGAAAGCGAAGTTTATGGTCAATTAACGACACCTTTTTATAGCGGCCAGGTCACTTTAGTGATTAATGGAGTAGTATTTGATACTTATATTTATTCGGATACCCGGAAAATAACGCAGGAGCAATATCACCTCATGTTAAGTGAGATTTTACAGGAAGCGTCGCTTTGTTTCGAGCATTCGGGGATTGAGATGGGAGTTGATGCCGATGATCGTTCGCGTGAGCTTTCTTTGGCACAATGGAGCTATATTGAAGCATCGTTCTCTTCACTTGCAACCATGATCCGGCACGTGATTGAGAACCCGACTCGGGTACTTCAAGCCCATGAACAGCAAATGAGACGGGATAGTGTCAAGGTAGTGGATGTACAAACACTGGTCTGGGTAGAACGAAATAGAGGGCGGAGCCCTAATGGAACCATACCGGAAACAGTGAAATCTTCTATGCGAGAAGATAGCTACAACACATATGAGAATAGGCTGATAAAGCGGCAACTGATGGAACTGAGAAATCTGCTGAAGCTGTACGGGAATACAAGTCCGGAAGAATTTGCAAGTAGAGCTGAAGCCTATGCTGATAAAGTAGGGTATTGGCTAAGAGATCCTTTTTTTCAGCAAGTAACTCCCTACCAAGGTGTGATCCGAATATCCCAAGTATTTCGAAAACATCCCGTTTACCGACAGTGCTATCAATGGTTTGATCGCTTATACAAGCATGGGAAAGAACGAATCGGTATGAGTTACAATTATCCACTGAGAGAAACTTTTGCGCTATATGAGATATGGTGTTATATGCAGCTTGTAAAGCTTTTTCGGGAAAAGGGCCTATTAAAAGAAAGCAGTGGGTTATTTCGAACCAGAAGGGAAGGGATTTTCCTTCATTTTGCAGAGCACAACGAGAGTGTTGTCCAGTTAAAGAATGGTATGCGACTATCCTATCAACGGGTATTCCAAAATAATTCACCGCACTTTTACACCTTTACACAGAAGATGGTTCCCGACATTGTTATTGATGCAGTTGAACATCTATATATACTTGATCCTAAATACCGCGTTGCAAGCAATTTGGGGACAGCACTTGGAGAAATGCATAAGTACAAGGATGGAATCTTGTTACGCCATAACGACGAACGTGCAGTTCAGAGCGTTTATATTTTAACTCCAGTTCAGAGCGATGAGCTTGGCTATTTCACGGCAGATTTTCACGAAAGATATAACATGGGGGCAATTACACTTATGCCGGGTGGTGACTTGATCTCACTAGAGAAGTGGGTAGATAAACTAGTTCACGAGGTAGAGGGAAAGCTTAATAATTAAAAATCAGGAGGATGCAAATGTCAATTCCGGATAAAGATCATATAATCGAACACTTAAGTAATAAGTACAGTTGTAAATTAACAACCATGGCAAGAAAACAAATCATGTACGAGGAAACAAAAATGGGGAACGCATTGTTGTATGCACTCCGGGTTCTAAAATACACAAAAAAGGTAGTGGTTGGTTCGATTTGAAAATGGCTCAAGTTGAACTTTTAGATGACGCTAATATTTCGATTTTGGCTGTAAGACTTGAGGGGAACAAAGTATATTATATAGATTTCAAAGAGCTTAGAAAATTGATGACTCATGATTACGTGGTATTTACACCTCTTATAGGTGAACACTGGAAATTTTTTGTTTGGGAATCTCATATCGAGATTCAAGGAAATCGAAATAAATATTTTACTGAGCCAGAATTGGGTTCTTGAAATAGTGATTTCACAAGAGTTCAAAAATTCAGTTTAGGAACATACATTCGCTGACAACTCATAGTCACTCCCATAGTTTATCCTATACCTAACCTAATCTTCTAATAGGATGGTGCTCTATGGCTAAAACGCATGACACTCTTCTGTCTCTGATCACAGGCATTAACAAATGGCAGGGTAACTATGGCAAGATTCCGGATGAGCTTTATAAGGGAATGCTGTTATTCATAGAACAGACAGCTGCTTCTAAAGCTCAACCTCCGGTTGATCTGTATCATCTACTGCAGATACTTCATCGTCCCTCCCAAGAATGGGGAATCCCTGACCTCCAAGACTTTTACCCCGAAGACGCTCCTTTATTGGAGGAATTCATTGGCCTGACGCCGGATGCTGATGAATTTCTGAACCGTCATGTCTCCCCACAAGATGCCGAGCAACAGATTATGTATGAGATCTTATTGTATTGCCGGGTAGAAGGTCAGCAGCTTCAGCAGGAGTATGCTCGCATTCGCACGTTTCTATCTAATCCCCAAAATGCCGTAGTTACTTCCTTTCAATTGTCCCAATTTGCCGATACTTTCCTCGATATTCAACTAACGAATCTGATCAAACAATGCTATGAAGAAATAACACCTAAGATGGCTAACTTTCGGAAATGCCCCCACTGTGGCTGGACCCTGGAATATAAGAATGACCGGTGGCGTTGTAATAAGGAAGATATCTGTCATCTGCTTGCTGATTTTGAGCGCATGAGTTCTTTTGATTTTGGTAGGGAAAGAGTATTGCGGCTTGTGCCCGGAATTCAAAGATTTGTATTACTGCCTGGAATATCTGAACTTAGAATCGCCGAACGATTGATTCATAAAGGATACCAGGTTGAGCTCTATCCCAATGTGGATGAATATGATCTCTTAGTATTCAGAGATGGCAAGAGTATATTTCTTGATGTCAAGGATTTCAGAGATCCACGGACGCTTGCTAATTTCTTCAATCATCAGAGTCCTGCCTACCTGGAAAAGTACAAGAACAAATGCCTTATTGTAGTTCCGAATTATCGCAGCCAGCTCTTCGCAGCTTATCGTGAACGAAGTGTGAATCTGCTAAACGAAACTGCTAGGGCATGTATCGAAATGATTATGGAGAACGAAATTGAATCCACGCTGAAGAAGGTGTTTCTGTGAGGCAGACTTATTGGGAGCTTTCAGAAGGTATCATCAAGGCGTTTGAATCACTTCAACTGCGTAAGTCCGAAATTAACCTTCTGGTGAGCATGGAGTTACTCATTACAGGTTGTACTTTGATCGATCCTAAGCTATCTATCCATCAAGCGTGGTCAGTTTTGGTTGGTTACAATGAACCCATTCTGAAACATACAACTCGCTCGGACATCATCACCCGGCTGAGAATTCTATTTCCTGAACTGCGAACCAAGAAGAATCTCTTGAAACGAATCAATGCTTATGGGGAAATTGGGAGTGAGTATCGGTTATACGAGATCAAGGAGGATGAAGGAGCAGTTCTTATTGCTCCGCGTTATTTAATTGACCGTTCTTCTATCTATAGCAATATCCTTGAACATTCCATCCCACGCCAGTTGAATACTAAACCCTTTGCTAATGAAAAAGTGTTTACATACTCTCGAAGGATTCGAGGTGGGCAATGGATTACCTTCCAGGGGGGAATCCCTGAATCTATGCTCTCCAATGAAGTCAAACCTCTGCCAGCGTATCGGCCTAAAAGAATATTTAAGCTTACGGTCCCATATAACGGAGCTGTATTAGCAACTGAGATGGATCAACTCCTAGGAGCATCGGCCATGTGGGTAAGTAGGGCCAAGTCTGTGCTTTTGGAATCGCTTGATGGTATGGATCTAGAATTTGTGTATCAAGGGAATCAACACATTGGTGGGGGGCTTGGAGCAGGGAAGTCGACTTTTATGATGATGGAAGCCTACCGGCTGGTAAAACATGAGGGTGCAAGGGTAGGCTTCATTGAAGGTAGTGTTATGCAGGCCCTTGAACGTGTCAGAGAACTACGTAAGCTTGGAATACATGCAGTTCCTGTTATTGGGAGAACCTCCAGAGAAGATCATCTCAATAACTATTTGTTTGCGAATAGCAGTGGCATTCAAGAGGTTAGTGATTGGAAGAGCCAGCAGCATGAGTCACTTATTCATTTATCTGATGTTTGTATCATTAAAGCGTTGGCTGAAGATTATGATCGGAGTAGTAGATATCCTTGTGTCCAGTTGCAGCAAGATGATACATCTGTGAAATGCCCGCTTGCGCATGCCTGTGGTGTATATAAAGATTTATCTTCCTTGCAGAATGCTGAAGTATGGGTTGCCACTGCGCCGAGTGTTCTGAAGACACGTATATCAGCAGTGATTGATCCCTTGGAGAGAACGATTTACGAAGCCATGTATGACCTGCTTGATGTTGTTTTTGTAGATGAAGCGGATCAGGTGCAGAAGCAGTTTGATGAGACCTTTTTGACACAATACAATGTGTTCGGGGCAGCTGACGATATCTTTGAACAGCTGAGATATGAGTCTAATGAGCTAACCAGTGGATATTATGGTCAGTATGCTGGTGATCCTGCCTTTATTGAGTGGAACGATAGGCTTCGTATGCTGGATCAGATGATCTGGCGAATTTATAACAAACTGGAATTGTCTCAGACGCTTAGGAAGGATATCAGGAATAATCTGATTCGGGTGGCAGCACTGGCTGGCACACTAAGTGAAAAACTCTCTGGCAATGCTCAACTACAGTCAAGGGTATTCAAACGTTTCAGCGAATACGCCTCAGACCCATACAAGGATCCAATACTCTCAAGAATCGTTGATGAGATTGTAGATGCAGATAGCTCTGAGCAGAAGCAGAGACTCCTGGAGCAGATTATTACCAAAGTAAGCGGAGTCCTTAAACCAAAAGTGAAAACAGAACTGCTCTTTGCACAGCTTGAATTCTTCCTGTACTTATG
This window contains:
- a CDS encoding NERD domain-containing protein translates to MEGSATLIAEIHNKISKTGSNLSDRLEDKLTGDFFGSIRYLPIETALQQVLMAVRFEINDQESEWEQAILSTQGFDYEIKFWVRHAEGEIDLILKLPTAVIGIEVKYYSGLSSEDEESEEMVTPGESINQLARYSRLLQDIRQEQPAYLIFLAPLNILLPVERDMKGRSIISQDIKLGFLAWQNVLEQLQGIELLNLDIGQRRILQDLIDLLLQKGFDRFRGFSSAGKDSFMNGQSYTFYKKTKSWPNLSWPIHQNVQEGNYVYIK
- a CDS encoding DUF2357 domain-containing protein, coding for MEQHSSGGDFLLRLNGEAWVTLEDAYLIEATTYDWKYVMKDLEPQPSIQFCGLQHFPNRICESEVYGQLTTPFYSGQVTLVINGVVFDTYIYSDTRKITQEQYHLMLSEILQEASLCFEHSGIEMGVDADDRSRELSLAQWSYIEASFSSLATMIRHVIENPTRVLQAHEQQMRRDSVKVVDVQTLVWVERNRGRSPNGTIPETVKSSMREDSYNTYENRLIKRQLMELRNLLKLYGNTSPEEFASRAEAYADKVGYWLRDPFFQQVTPYQGVIRISQVFRKHPVYRQCYQWFDRLYKHGKERIGMSYNYPLRETFALYEIWCYMQLVKLFREKGLLKESSGLFRTRREGIFLHFAEHNESVVQLKNGMRLSYQRVFQNNSPHFYTFTQKMVPDIVIDAVEHLYILDPKYRVASNLGTALGEMHKYKDGILLRHNDERAVQSVYILTPVQSDELGYFTADFHERYNMGAITLMPGGDLISLEKWVDKLVHEVEGKLNN
- a CDS encoding restriction endonuclease-related protein → MAKTHDTLLSLITGINKWQGNYGKIPDELYKGMLLFIEQTAASKAQPPVDLYHLLQILHRPSQEWGIPDLQDFYPEDAPLLEEFIGLTPDADEFLNRHVSPQDAEQQIMYEILLYCRVEGQQLQQEYARIRTFLSNPQNAVVTSFQLSQFADTFLDIQLTNLIKQCYEEITPKMANFRKCPHCGWTLEYKNDRWRCNKEDICHLLADFERMSSFDFGRERVLRLVPGIQRFVLLPGISELRIAERLIHKGYQVELYPNVDEYDLLVFRDGKSIFLDVKDFRDPRTLANFFNHQSPAYLEKYKNKCLIVVPNYRSQLFAAYRERSVNLLNETARACIEMIMENEIESTLKKVFL